The following are encoded together in the Leptospira langatensis genome:
- a CDS encoding BamA/OMP85 family outer membrane protein, with product MKRKAQISKLFAVFCLTGSFFFSGEISQLLSKKGDYFGKIVKEIKFIGNKNTSDSEIDSMIELKVGKTLTRGIIDRDLKTLFASGFFYFIDIQAEEIDGGIRVVVELKERPRVKDVEFVGADEVFPADLREKMPLKENEVITPQKVAKSRDLILQKYRDEGFFLAYVKVELGKPDPKTNLVRVRFIIDEGEEIPVAKINIYGNETVETSELLGIMDLKEEGLFEGGNFKESSFEKDKEVVQAYLRSKGYLDSEIVREGTNWEIHWENPETKNRRVIIVNIKLYEGQVYYFNGYTVSHDMTTDPEGRPIFLNKENNPVDTPKDKLKPLFTVPELEKTLDYSEKDVGEIFDETVFSRDRGAINELYGSKGHIFAQVIPRRKIVSLDEESLQYYENCYSRRTDLERKICEEEYRQLSIRKLREIYNRNPELRGRKFVHVDFTVRENNLAQIENVIIKGNKKTQDKVIRRELLFKPGDLFDSTLVNRSRERIFNLGYFKEVNFNMRPGSDDTKMNLVIEVLEQPTGTVSMGGGYGTITGFTIFTEIGENNLNGTGQKVSGRLEFGPYRRSFTLSWTEPWMNDTPWSLSLSMFYFSRTIFLGSTSTISISDSTTAPTVENATYDNNGLGLTFGLAHRLGTNWTHFHRYTPAFYSYSNPTALVSDTVLANVRRGWQFRSQLTNGISYDIRDNVFAPTRGYDLLLQVDNVGQLLGGRSHFDQYRILGEYYHTWFDFTFGGLIRNNALRRWRVVQEFRSSNTFIFQRAPFHGSHSQDPVQNPYIYPQDLLIIGGYESLRGWYYNDAKFPTEWRDGAQNRILFDTELRFPIEPSLLWLVVFLDGGALYEQVNRFVGTKKDYFDNYDKNKEAAIQANPLGWYIQNNFNPLNGRKADVTYDDLNNPARLVLSADNVAFDRMRYSWGVGLRIQIPVLPLRIYFAQKLRPTGNFWAPFAQYESDHAFQFVFGIGDYRF from the coding sequence TTGAAACGAAAAGCACAGATCAGTAAGTTATTCGCCGTATTCTGTTTAACGGGCTCCTTCTTTTTCTCCGGCGAAATATCCCAATTGCTCTCTAAGAAAGGAGATTACTTCGGTAAGATCGTTAAAGAGATCAAATTCATTGGGAACAAAAACACCTCTGACTCAGAGATCGATTCGATGATCGAATTGAAAGTGGGAAAGACTCTCACTCGCGGGATCATCGATCGGGATCTAAAGACCTTATTTGCCTCCGGTTTCTTCTACTTCATAGACATCCAAGCCGAAGAAATAGACGGAGGGATCCGTGTCGTTGTTGAGCTCAAGGAAAGACCGCGAGTGAAAGACGTGGAATTCGTAGGTGCCGACGAAGTATTCCCAGCTGACTTAAGAGAAAAGATGCCTCTAAAGGAAAACGAGGTAATCACTCCCCAGAAAGTCGCAAAATCCAGGGACTTAATTCTTCAAAAATATAGGGACGAAGGTTTCTTTCTTGCTTATGTGAAAGTGGAACTTGGAAAACCGGATCCAAAAACCAACCTAGTCAGGGTTCGATTCATTATTGACGAGGGCGAAGAGATCCCGGTCGCAAAGATCAATATCTACGGGAACGAAACCGTGGAGACCTCCGAACTTTTGGGTATTATGGACTTGAAAGAGGAAGGTCTTTTCGAAGGCGGGAATTTCAAAGAAAGTTCATTCGAAAAAGATAAAGAAGTCGTCCAGGCCTATCTTCGAAGTAAGGGTTATTTGGATTCTGAGATCGTTCGAGAAGGGACGAACTGGGAGATCCATTGGGAGAATCCGGAAACTAAGAATCGACGCGTTATCATAGTAAACATCAAACTCTACGAGGGCCAGGTCTATTACTTTAACGGCTACACTGTCTCTCACGATATGACTACGGATCCTGAGGGAAGACCTATTTTCTTGAACAAGGAAAATAACCCGGTGGATACTCCTAAGGATAAACTGAAACCTCTTTTCACCGTTCCAGAGTTGGAAAAGACCTTGGATTATAGCGAAAAGGATGTGGGGGAGATCTTCGACGAGACCGTGTTCTCCAGGGATAGGGGAGCGATCAACGAACTCTACGGTTCCAAAGGGCATATCTTCGCTCAGGTCATTCCCCGCCGTAAAATAGTCTCCTTGGACGAGGAGAGTTTGCAGTATTACGAGAACTGCTATTCCCGCAGAACCGATCTGGAAAGAAAGATCTGCGAGGAAGAATACAGACAATTAAGTATTCGTAAATTACGAGAAATTTATAATAGAAATCCTGAATTGAGAGGAAGGAAATTCGTCCATGTGGACTTTACCGTCCGCGAGAATAACCTGGCTCAGATCGAGAATGTGATCATCAAGGGAAATAAAAAGACCCAGGACAAGGTGATCCGAAGAGAACTTCTCTTTAAACCGGGAGATCTATTTGACTCCACTCTGGTTAACCGCTCAAGGGAAAGGATCTTTAACTTAGGTTACTTCAAGGAAGTAAACTTCAATATGAGGCCGGGCTCGGACGATACCAAGATGAACCTGGTGATTGAAGTACTGGAGCAGCCGACTGGAACTGTTTCCATGGGTGGTGGTTATGGAACTATCACAGGATTTACCATCTTTACGGAGATCGGAGAGAATAACTTGAACGGAACCGGACAAAAGGTTTCCGGTCGTTTGGAGTTCGGTCCATATCGTAGGTCATTTACTCTGTCTTGGACGGAACCTTGGATGAATGATACTCCTTGGTCTCTTTCCCTTTCCATGTTCTACTTCTCGCGGACCATATTCTTAGGTTCTACTTCTACGATCTCTATTTCGGACAGTACGACTGCGCCAACTGTAGAGAATGCGACATACGATAACAACGGTTTGGGATTGACTTTCGGTCTTGCTCACCGTCTGGGAACGAACTGGACTCACTTCCACCGTTATACTCCCGCGTTCTATTCTTATTCGAATCCGACGGCTCTCGTTTCGGATACCGTTCTTGCAAACGTAAGACGCGGTTGGCAGTTCCGTTCTCAGCTCACGAACGGTATCTCTTATGATATTCGGGATAACGTGTTTGCTCCTACTCGGGGATACGATCTTCTACTTCAGGTAGATAACGTCGGTCAGCTCTTGGGAGGAAGGTCTCACTTCGATCAGTACAGGATCCTGGGTGAATATTATCATACTTGGTTCGACTTTACCTTTGGCGGTTTGATCCGAAATAACGCGCTTAGAAGATGGAGAGTAGTGCAAGAGTTCCGATCTTCAAATACTTTCATCTTCCAAAGGGCGCCTTTTCATGGTTCTCATAGCCAGGATCCAGTGCAGAATCCATATATCTATCCTCAGGATTTACTCATCATAGGTGGTTATGAATCCTTGCGGGGTTGGTATTATAACGACGCCAAATTCCCGACAGAGTGGAGGGACGGTGCTCAGAACCGTATTCTTTTCGATACGGAGTTGCGATTCCCGATCGAGCCTAGCTTGCTTTGGCTTGTCGTCTTCTTGGACGGGGGAGCTTTGTACGAACAGGTCAACCGTTTCGTAGGAACTAAAAAAGATTACTTCGATAATTATGATAAGAATAAGGAAGCTGCCATCCAAGCAAATCCTCTGGGTTGGTACATCCAAAACAACTTCAATCCATTGAACGGACGAAAGGCTGACGTTACCTACGACGACCTGAATAACCCGGCAAGACTTGTGCTATCCGCGGATAACGTCGCATTCGATAGGATGAGATATTCTTGGGGAGTGGGTTTAAGGATCCAGATCCCCGTTCTTCCTCTACGTATTTACTTTGCGCAAAAGCTAAGACCGACCGGAAACTTCTGGGCTCCCTTTGCTCAATACGAATCGGATCATGCATTCCAGTTCGTATTCGGTATCGGGGACTACCGGTTCTAA
- a CDS encoding ATP-dependent helicase — MQDLLQGLNGPQAAAVSRLEGPVLILAGAGSGKTRVITHRIANLILNKRTDSICALTFTNKAAAEMQERVSHLVPSLPFNVQIKTFHSLCLYILRRETAHLGMSSGFTVYDSVLQESLIKQVIKDLHEDPKQYKPSSLVGIFSSWKDSMMDPDGYVRKENFSHRSQMISSIYEEYEKRKKKNQAMDFGDLILRTVQLFQEFPDVLKKYQDRWNYIMVDEYQDTNKTQYTLVRLLSGERGNLCVVGDDDQSIYSWRGADISNILNFEKDFPNAYVVKLEENYRSTSRIIRAASKVISNNSDRKEKELFTNNEEGEIISLSEFENESEEATFATNKIELGYRRGKEYKDFAIFYRTNAQSRYFEEKLRSAGIPYKIFGGFRFFDRAEIKDMIAYLNVVANPLDSTSLLRIVNTPPRGIGEASLEKIREFSLQEGISFLEAIGHAKLPLKKAGLGKAKELYNLFQDLIEKKEKGELPSKIALEIIERSGWVEYMERNSHDEEAVSRVENVREFVNSIEEYETREDSPSLEEYLNQISLLTSEEDTAQLTDYVHLMTVHNAKGLEFPTVFITGLEEGTFPHLMTLEEPNGEEEERRLFYVALTRAREKLYISYCRTSRKFGKVEPRIPSRFLPEIPVECFGEEGPLSRKGVRRPEGPPTASAGAYQSYQPKPRETSYSEPEQSGAPLGEEAEIREGDRVKHAQFGAGIVISVQGTGKNRKVKIRFGALEKNFFLAYTPLEKL, encoded by the coding sequence ATGCAAGACCTTCTTCAGGGCTTGAATGGTCCGCAGGCGGCGGCGGTCTCTCGTTTAGAAGGACCGGTGCTCATTCTCGCCGGAGCGGGTTCCGGAAAAACCAGGGTGATCACTCATAGGATCGCAAATCTGATCCTGAACAAAAGAACGGATTCCATCTGCGCCTTAACATTCACAAATAAGGCCGCTGCGGAAATGCAGGAGAGGGTGAGCCATTTGGTGCCTTCTCTTCCTTTTAATGTACAGATCAAGACGTTTCACTCTCTCTGCCTTTATATTTTACGAAGAGAAACAGCTCATCTAGGTATGAGCTCGGGATTTACTGTTTACGATTCCGTATTACAAGAATCCTTAATTAAGCAGGTTATTAAGGATCTTCATGAGGATCCGAAGCAGTACAAGCCTTCTTCCTTGGTCGGGATCTTTTCTTCTTGGAAGGATTCCATGATGGATCCGGACGGGTATGTCAGAAAGGAAAACTTCTCTCACCGTTCTCAGATGATCTCCTCTATTTACGAGGAATATGAGAAGAGAAAGAAGAAGAACCAGGCCATGGATTTTGGGGACCTGATCTTACGCACGGTACAACTCTTTCAGGAATTTCCGGATGTATTAAAGAAATACCAAGATCGTTGGAATTATATCATGGTGGACGAATACCAAGATACGAATAAGACCCAATACACATTGGTCCGACTTCTTTCCGGAGAAAGAGGGAATCTATGCGTGGTTGGGGACGACGATCAGTCCATTTACTCCTGGAGAGGTGCGGATATTTCGAATATCCTGAATTTTGAAAAGGATTTCCCGAATGCATACGTAGTGAAGTTGGAAGAAAATTACAGATCCACTTCCAGGATCATCCGAGCCGCTTCCAAAGTGATCTCTAACAATAGCGATCGGAAAGAAAAGGAATTATTCACGAATAATGAAGAAGGAGAGATCATCTCACTTTCCGAATTCGAGAATGAAAGCGAAGAAGCAACTTTTGCAACCAATAAGATCGAACTAGGATATAGAAGGGGAAAAGAATATAAGGATTTTGCAATATTCTATAGGACCAACGCACAGTCCAGGTATTTTGAGGAAAAATTAAGATCGGCGGGGATCCCATATAAGATCTTCGGAGGATTTAGGTTCTTCGATAGAGCGGAGATCAAGGATATGATCGCTTATCTGAATGTGGTTGCGAACCCATTGGATTCCACATCTTTATTAAGGATTGTGAATACTCCTCCTCGTGGTATCGGCGAGGCCAGTCTGGAAAAGATCCGGGAATTCTCTCTCCAAGAGGGGATCTCTTTCTTGGAAGCGATCGGACATGCCAAACTTCCCTTGAAGAAGGCCGGCCTCGGAAAGGCAAAGGAACTCTATAATCTATTCCAGGACCTGATCGAAAAGAAAGAGAAGGGAGAACTTCCCTCCAAGATCGCCTTAGAGATCATAGAAAGAAGCGGCTGGGTAGAATACATGGAAAGAAATTCCCATGACGAGGAAGCGGTTTCCAGAGTGGAGAACGTGAGGGAATTCGTGAACTCCATCGAGGAATATGAGACAAGAGAGGATTCTCCCAGTCTCGAAGAATATTTGAATCAGATCAGCCTTCTCACTTCGGAAGAAGACACCGCCCAGCTTACGGACTATGTGCATTTGATGACTGTGCATAATGCGAAAGGATTGGAGTTTCCTACGGTATTCATTACAGGTTTGGAAGAGGGGACCTTCCCGCATTTGATGACCCTGGAAGAACCGAACGGGGAAGAAGAAGAGAGAAGACTTTTTTATGTGGCTCTGACCAGGGCTAGAGAAAAGCTATATATCAGCTATTGCAGGACTTCCCGAAAATTCGGAAAAGTAGAACCTCGGATCCCTTCTCGCTTTTTGCCGGAGATCCCGGTAGAATGTTTCGGAGAAGAAGGGCCGCTTTCCCGCAAAGGGGTCAGACGACCGGAAGGTCCTCCTACTGCCTCTGCCGGAGCCTACCAAAGCTATCAGCCGAAACCTAGAGAAACTTCCTATTCTGAGCCGGAACAATCCGGCGCACCATTAGGAGAGGAAGCCGAGATCCGGGAGGGGGACAGGGTCAAGCATGCTCAGTTTGGGGCTGGGATCGTGATTTCCGTGCAAGGAACAGGCAAGAATCGAAAGGTAAAAATCAGGTTCGGGGCCCTGGAGAAAAACTTTTTCCTTGCATATACTCCCTTAGAGAAATTATAA
- a CDS encoding LIC11625 family surface-exposed protein, giving the protein MKRIVILALSICLASPLFAGKVSGLVEEFNKVEEFNKNRKISDASKKATLEKNLLSAMKYSLHRKYLDYKEYTKDLKADSIQYEPQKGTYGVYVKYKTYIVFYNYLMDPEIYLQTPINEVFYLRPENLDEEPHSDEKAGQQPAGK; this is encoded by the coding sequence ATGAAACGGATCGTAATACTAGCCCTGTCTATCTGCTTGGCGAGTCCTTTGTTTGCTGGTAAGGTCAGCGGTTTAGTAGAGGAATTCAATAAGGTCGAAGAGTTCAATAAGAACAGAAAGATCTCCGACGCTTCCAAGAAAGCGACCCTTGAAAAGAACCTTCTCTCCGCAATGAAATACAGCCTTCATCGCAAATACTTGGATTATAAAGAATATACCAAGGACCTAAAAGCGGATTCCATCCAATATGAGCCGCAAAAAGGGACTTACGGTGTCTACGTAAAATACAAGACTTATATTGTATTTTATAATTACTTAATGGATCCGGAGATCTATCTCCAGACTCCGATCAATGAAGTGTTCTATTTACGTCCGGAAAATTTGGACGAGGAGCCTCATAGCGACGAGAAAGCCGGCCAACAGCCTGCCGGAAAATAG
- a CDS encoding 3'(2'),5'-bisphosphate nucleotidase CysQ family protein, with translation MRFPEEAETVSKLVLEAADEILSIYGTDFDVMEKSKGDPLTQADLRANEIIANGIRELLQDPVYSEEESTFSPKTKASRVWILDPIDGTREFVAKNPEFAISLGLVENGKLDFGIVMNPVTGEFFWGRAGIGSGYVILETPYKDRKINWDDRSKFLEDAKPEDPNQILVSVSETRDKLFQNIHYGERFVLKAKGSIAYKLALVAVGKFPMTLSLRPKNDWDVAGGIAILRASGGLDLEIKSGKEYPFLSSKLGIGLIAGKKEIVQEFWKEFQNSMQSSVRERW, from the coding sequence ATGCGATTTCCGGAAGAAGCGGAGACCGTTTCTAAACTTGTTCTGGAAGCAGCCGACGAGATCCTTTCCATCTATGGAACGGATTTCGACGTGATGGAGAAATCCAAAGGAGATCCCTTGACTCAGGCGGATCTCCGAGCAAACGAGATCATTGCGAACGGGATCCGAGAACTTCTCCAGGATCCTGTTTACTCCGAAGAAGAGTCCACATTCTCCCCTAAAACCAAAGCCTCTCGCGTATGGATCCTCGATCCGATAGACGGGACAAGAGAGTTCGTAGCAAAGAACCCTGAGTTCGCGATCAGTCTAGGGCTTGTTGAGAACGGAAAACTTGATTTTGGGATCGTGATGAACCCGGTCACCGGTGAGTTCTTCTGGGGAAGGGCCGGCATAGGTTCCGGATATGTAATATTAGAAACTCCTTATAAAGATCGGAAGATCAATTGGGACGACAGATCCAAGTTTTTAGAAGATGCAAAGCCGGAAGATCCGAACCAAATACTTGTATCGGTATCCGAAACGAGAGACAAGCTCTTTCAGAATATTCACTACGGAGAAAGATTCGTTTTGAAGGCTAAAGGCTCCATTGCTTATAAACTAGCCTTAGTGGCAGTGGGAAAATTCCCGATGACATTGTCCTTGCGTCCCAAGAACGATTGGGACGTGGCAGGAGGGATTGCGATCTTAAGAGCCTCCGGAGGATTGGATCTTGAGATTAAATCAGGAAAGGAATATCCTTTCTTAAGTTCCAAACTTGGGATCGGATTGATCGCCGGAAAAAAAGAGATCGTGCAGGAGTTTTGGAAGGAATTTCAAAACTCTATGCAGTCATCCGTAAGAGAACGTTGGTAA
- a CDS encoding glycosyltransferase family 4 protein: protein MKEKKNKDRKIFRIAVDARPLSTPVSGVGKLITSVLRGFDSDTDFEFLLFSHRPIHEGYSELLKNSNIRVVIGDGPFAKKGGLYFAFYLPFQLRKHKIDLFWGTQQVFPLFLPKQVPGVLTYHDFVAYRFPETMRPIARLQQLFYLRRSIRRADFVLANSEFTAKELQTYYSFPKEKIEIVYPGYSPKEIVHRKTAPTERTKKLSKRFFLTVSTLEPRKNYQILWKAYQALQKENPKFPGIWVHAGKAGWESPEFLEEFKEASQKGSLHWIDSATEEELQYLYSNADLFLFPSIYEGFGIPLLEALAYSIPCIVSDLEVFREIGGESCFYISPDSKMNWKNSILEYYKKPKKLKKPDLKKFERTVSVKKTKKIFLDLLSHE from the coding sequence TTGAAGGAAAAGAAAAATAAGGATCGAAAAATCTTTCGGATCGCAGTGGATGCTAGGCCATTATCCACTCCTGTTTCCGGAGTAGGAAAGCTTATCACATCCGTACTTAGGGGATTCGATTCGGATACCGACTTCGAATTCCTTTTGTTTTCCCATAGACCCATTCATGAAGGATATTCAGAACTATTAAAGAATTCGAATATAAGAGTCGTAATAGGAGATGGGCCTTTCGCGAAGAAGGGTGGTTTGTATTTCGCGTTTTATCTTCCCTTCCAGCTTCGAAAACATAAGATCGATCTTTTTTGGGGGACCCAGCAGGTATTTCCGTTGTTCTTGCCAAAGCAGGTCCCGGGAGTTCTGACCTATCATGATTTCGTAGCCTATCGTTTTCCGGAAACAATGAGGCCGATCGCAAGGCTACAGCAATTATTCTATCTCAGAAGAAGTATCCGAAGAGCGGACTTTGTGCTCGCGAACTCGGAATTCACCGCAAAAGAACTGCAAACGTATTATTCTTTTCCCAAGGAAAAGATAGAGATCGTATATCCGGGCTATTCCCCCAAAGAGATTGTTCATCGAAAGACTGCTCCCACAGAGAGGACAAAGAAACTTTCCAAGAGATTCTTTCTCACCGTTTCTACTCTGGAACCGAGGAAGAATTATCAAATATTATGGAAAGCATACCAGGCCTTGCAAAAAGAAAATCCAAAATTCCCAGGAATTTGGGTGCATGCAGGGAAGGCAGGTTGGGAATCCCCTGAATTTCTAGAAGAATTCAAAGAGGCCTCCCAGAAAGGGAGTTTGCATTGGATCGATTCCGCAACCGAGGAAGAGCTACAGTATCTGTATTCGAACGCAGACTTGTTCTTATTCCCATCCATCTATGAAGGATTTGGTATCCCCTTGTTGGAGGCATTGGCTTATTCGATTCCTTGTATCGTTTCCGATCTGGAAGTCTTTCGGGAGATCGGAGGGGAGTCTTGTTTCTATATTTCGCCCGATTCGAAAATGAATTGGAAGAATTCAATTTTAGAATATTATAAAAAACCTAAAAAGCTCAAAAAACCGGATCTGAAGAAATTTGAAAGGACAGTTTCTGTGAAAAAAACCAAAAAGATCTTTTTAGATCTGTTGTCCCACGAATAG
- a CDS encoding TlpA family protein disulfide reductase, translated as MSFRRVSLILLPICFFLSVLGCRTPEEPFLYQISLEDWEGKTHSFSEDRGKLVILDFWASWCEPCKKAVPVVEELRQRLKDTNTVVFGVNTEDDLSIPEIKKAADEFGMKYPSLLDPKWKLVNGLRIEGQPALFVFSKSGKKLHFQYGISERDLPILTGRLKNWLESP; from the coding sequence ATGTCTTTTAGGAGAGTTTCTCTCATTCTTCTTCCGATCTGTTTTTTTTTATCAGTCTTAGGCTGCCGTACTCCGGAAGAACCATTTCTCTACCAGATCAGTTTGGAAGATTGGGAGGGTAAGACTCACTCTTTCTCAGAGGACAGGGGCAAACTCGTGATCTTGGATTTCTGGGCGAGCTGGTGCGAACCCTGCAAGAAGGCAGTCCCGGTGGTAGAGGAGTTACGACAAAGGCTCAAAGACACAAATACAGTGGTTTTCGGGGTGAATACCGAGGACGATCTGAGCATTCCCGAGATAAAAAAGGCCGCAGATGAGTTTGGGATGAAATATCCCAGCCTTTTGGACCCAAAATGGAAGCTGGTCAATGGTTTACGGATAGAAGGTCAGCCTGCCTTATTCGTTTTTAGTAAATCTGGAAAGAAACTGCATTTCCAATATGGGATTTCAGAGAGGGATCTGCCCATTTTAACCGGAAGGCTCAAAAACTGGCTCGAATCGCCTTAA
- a CDS encoding AMP-dependent synthetase/ligase, whose protein sequence is MAENLAQLFREAADTFKDRPAFYYKNAQKNYLPLTYAELYENGLNLAEGLIDLGIQSRDHVALIADNRIEWIIADCGIILTGAADVPRGTDITDSEIVYIVSHSEAEVVFIENDKMLEKFNRNKSQLGKVKTIILMDKDSSAPGVLKMYDLIEKGKQLRASGSRKTEDRVANIHPDDLFTLIYTSGTTGLPKGVQLKHSNMMHQVLNVTPMLKINSEARLLSILPIWHVFERVVEYVCISIGASTYYTNVRDLRQDLATVKPTFMGSAPRLWENIYNGIYTRINDPSQTPALRRGLFKLAYFFSDKKNAAVRFITGKEVDYHGRNPIFSLFYGILMFFQWILTGPFTLTVLSSIAAYYLASTELSFLSLPLYILAGLGVFFNSATLDKIVLSKIRTATGGKLRASISGGGALPRHVDEFFNNIGINVLEGYGMTETSPVLSVRTFQKLIIGSVGSIVPKTHLQIRNDNNEVLTEIDANGKIVKGKLGRKGVVFVNGPQVMKGYFKNEEATAKALVDGWMNTGDMGMINFKHTLTLTGRAKDTVVLLGGENVEPVPIENKLQESVYISQCMIIGQDQKNLGAIIVPDFEKLDEWAKENGVDASNKEALIENPKVQDLYRKEIKALNNSKNGFKSFEQVNPFFLVSKPFEVGEELNNMLKMKRHVIAEKYADKIKKVYTADK, encoded by the coding sequence ATGGCTGAGAATCTCGCCCAGTTGTTTCGTGAGGCAGCGGATACATTTAAGGACCGTCCGGCTTTTTATTATAAGAATGCGCAAAAGAACTATTTGCCACTCACCTATGCAGAGTTATACGAAAACGGTTTAAATCTTGCAGAAGGGTTGATCGATCTAGGCATCCAATCCAGAGACCACGTGGCTCTGATCGCAGACAATAGAATTGAATGGATTATCGCGGACTGCGGTATCATTCTTACCGGTGCAGCTGACGTTCCTCGAGGAACTGATATCACAGACTCCGAGATCGTGTACATCGTAAGCCATTCCGAAGCCGAAGTGGTCTTTATCGAGAACGATAAGATGCTGGAGAAATTCAATCGAAACAAATCTCAGCTCGGAAAAGTAAAAACCATTATTTTAATGGACAAGGACTCCAGTGCTCCTGGCGTTCTTAAGATGTACGATCTCATCGAAAAAGGAAAACAACTGAGAGCTTCCGGTTCTCGTAAAACGGAAGATAGAGTTGCGAATATCCATCCTGATGATCTATTTACTCTGATCTATACTTCCGGGACCACAGGTCTTCCAAAAGGAGTGCAGTTGAAGCATTCCAATATGATGCATCAGGTTTTGAATGTAACTCCGATGCTCAAGATCAATTCGGAAGCGAGACTTCTTTCCATTCTTCCGATCTGGCACGTATTCGAAAGGGTTGTTGAGTATGTTTGTATTAGCATTGGTGCTTCTACATATTACACAAACGTAAGGGATCTTCGCCAAGATCTGGCTACTGTGAAGCCAACCTTTATGGGTTCTGCTCCTCGTCTTTGGGAGAATATCTATAATGGGATCTACACTCGTATTAACGATCCGAGCCAAACTCCGGCGCTTCGCAGAGGGCTATTCAAACTGGCTTACTTCTTCTCCGACAAGAAGAATGCGGCGGTCCGTTTTATCACCGGCAAAGAAGTGGATTATCACGGAAGAAATCCGATCTTTTCCTTGTTTTATGGAATTCTAATGTTCTTCCAATGGATCCTGACCGGACCATTCACTCTGACTGTCCTTTCTTCCATTGCAGCTTATTATTTAGCTTCTACAGAGTTGTCTTTCCTGAGCCTGCCTCTGTATATTTTGGCGGGACTCGGAGTATTCTTCAATAGCGCGACCCTGGATAAGATCGTTCTTTCTAAGATCAGGACCGCTACCGGCGGAAAACTCAGAGCCTCCATCTCCGGAGGGGGAGCGCTTCCTCGTCACGTAGACGAATTCTTCAACAATATCGGTATCAATGTATTGGAAGGATATGGAATGACGGAAACTTCTCCCGTTCTTTCCGTAAGGACTTTCCAGAAATTGATCATCGGTTCCGTGGGTTCCATTGTACCTAAAACCCATCTTCAGATCAGAAACGATAATAATGAGGTCTTAACCGAGATCGACGCGAACGGTAAGATCGTGAAAGGAAAACTCGGACGTAAGGGAGTCGTATTCGTGAACGGTCCTCAGGTCATGAAGGGTTATTTCAAGAATGAAGAAGCGACTGCCAAGGCTCTCGTAGACGGCTGGATGAATACAGGCGACATGGGAATGATCAACTTCAAGCATACCCTGACCCTGACCGGAAGAGCAAAGGATACTGTAGTTCTGCTCGGTGGAGAGAACGTGGAGCCGGTTCCTATCGAGAATAAACTCCAAGAATCGGTTTATATTAGCCAGTGTATGATTATCGGCCAAGACCAGAAAAACCTGGGAGCGATCATCGTTCCTGATTTTGAGAAACTGGACGAGTGGGCCAAGGAGAATGGAGTCGATGCTTCCAACAAGGAGGCATTGATCGAAAATCCTAAGGTTCAGGATCTGTACAGAAAAGAGATCAAGGCTCTAAACAATTCCAAGAACGGATTTAAATCCTTCGAGCAAGTGAATCCATTCTTCTTGGTTTCCAAACCGTTCGAAGTAGGGGAAGAGCTGAACAATATGTTGAAAATGAAACGACATGTGATCGCTGAGAAATACGCGGATAAGATCAAAAAGGTCTACACTGCGGATAAATAA
- a CDS encoding LIC11631 family protein — protein MAKTLLSKPSIFEPYGHSDLYALDNLYFSPLKEKEIWDFSRIREFSPLNLGFIFARAELGSQSGSSEIELNNLGPNFKKGICLTKGWEKAPGIRFDAFLPQILGSEFNFHYKRLEEGTDQLAFSEFFFEKGFALQGKWKDRNFQILFSASHSENRNLPSILKKVSEFNAEHQIRGNFFLRTEKQSYLNFLKPKESFGPLFLQEKKLEQDPFLFLSLDYSKAEEKEETNS, from the coding sequence ATGGCGAAAACCCTTCTTAGCAAACCTAGTATTTTCGAGCCTTACGGACATTCGGATCTGTATGCCTTGGACAATCTCTATTTTTCTCCCTTGAAAGAGAAGGAGATCTGGGACTTTTCCAGGATCCGAGAGTTTTCGCCTTTGAATCTAGGATTTATTTTTGCAAGAGCCGAGCTTGGTTCCCAAAGCGGAAGTAGCGAAATAGAGTTAAACAACCTGGGTCCGAATTTTAAAAAAGGGATCTGTTTGACGAAAGGCTGGGAGAAGGCGCCCGGGATCCGATTCGATGCATTCTTACCTCAAATACTGGGTTCCGAATTCAATTTTCATTATAAGCGATTGGAAGAAGGGACCGACCAGTTAGCGTTTTCCGAATTCTTCTTTGAGAAAGGATTCGCTCTCCAAGGAAAGTGGAAGGATCGGAACTTCCAAATTCTATTCTCCGCATCTCATTCGGAGAATAGAAATCTACCTTCGATCTTAAAAAAGGTTTCGGAGTTCAATGCAGAGCATCAGATCCGCGGGAACTTTTTCCTGCGCACCGAAAAACAGTCCTATTTGAATTTCCTGAAGCCGAAAGAATCCTTTGGACCTCTTTTCTTACAGGAGAAGAAGCTGGAGCAAGATCCGTTCCTGTTCCTGAGCCTGGATTATTCTAAAGCGGAAGAAAAAGAAGAAACGAACTCTTAA